One window of the Nitrospira sp. genome contains the following:
- a CDS encoding energy transducer TonB, with product MYHPAPSPLALLAGALGLCLLPLSLMPVSQAAGSPSEASPAPIGTRWVKIDLATADASGDIQVGKPFDLSIAVGGVTQGGAPLVAICESVLFQKRVVALEPDTVEMVMKGSATMEPIPAGKLSVPPKAARVQVTIARVKKDKFERVLTRVVYVTMGKQEAANEGSDTPLPSSEEPPGGESAQDEVQPDALPVSGGLVVEEDLLPMPTPGQGKAYWQQISHLVSRSWSRTVRHVRHAPTSETVRVKFRLYPSGRVQLIQIEKGSGAREVDEAGIYAVVHAQPFPPFPDNIESEAVDVHVRMRTGAKTGAREVQSITNKQAASPEAGAGSSKK from the coding sequence TGTCTCCTTCCGCTCAGTCTCATGCCAGTCAGCCAGGCGGCAGGATCCCCGTCAGAAGCCTCTCCTGCGCCAATCGGCACGCGTTGGGTCAAAATTGACCTGGCGACGGCCGATGCGTCCGGCGATATTCAAGTGGGGAAGCCGTTTGACTTGTCGATCGCTGTTGGCGGGGTGACCCAAGGCGGCGCGCCGCTGGTGGCGATTTGCGAATCGGTTCTGTTTCAGAAGCGCGTGGTCGCGTTGGAGCCTGACACCGTCGAGATGGTGATGAAGGGATCGGCCACGATGGAGCCGATTCCAGCAGGAAAACTCTCGGTCCCTCCCAAAGCCGCCAGAGTGCAAGTAACCATTGCCCGCGTGAAGAAAGACAAGTTTGAGCGGGTGCTCACGCGTGTCGTCTATGTCACCATGGGGAAGCAGGAGGCGGCCAACGAAGGCAGCGATACGCCGCTGCCGAGTTCCGAGGAGCCGCCGGGCGGGGAGTCGGCGCAGGACGAAGTGCAGCCGGACGCCTTGCCGGTCTCGGGCGGGTTGGTGGTCGAGGAAGATTTGCTTCCGATGCCGACACCAGGGCAGGGCAAGGCCTATTGGCAGCAGATCAGTCATCTGGTAAGCCGCAGCTGGAGCCGTACGGTCCGCCATGTGCGGCACGCACCGACGAGCGAGACGGTCCGGGTGAAGTTCAGGCTCTACCCCAGCGGACGCGTGCAGTTGATTCAGATTGAAAAAGGATCCGGCGCGCGGGAAGTCGATGAGGCGGGGATTTATGCGGTGGTCCATGCCCAGCCGTTCCCCCCGTTTCCGGATAATATCGAGTCGGAAGCGGTCGATGTCCATGTGCGGATGCGGACGGGGGCGAAGACCGGAGCACGAGAGGTGCAATCGATTACGAACAAACAAGCCGCCTCGCCTGAGGCCGGTGCCGGGTCGTCTAAAAAGTGA